In Prosthecobacter sp. SYSU 5D2, one genomic interval encodes:
- a CDS encoding AAA family ATPase: MHIKSVKIQNIRSFPSLDRELQGSKLSGWHVIIGDNGAGKSTFLRSIALALCGT; this comes from the coding sequence ATGCACATCAAGTCCGTTAAGATTCAAAACATCCGGTCTTTCCCGTCTTTAGACAGGGAACTTCAGGGTTCGAAGCTCAGCGGCTGGCATGTCATCATTGGTGACAATGGCGCAGGAAAGTCCACTTTCCTGCGCAGCATTGCTTTGGCTCTATGTGGGACCTAG
- a CDS encoding AAA family ATPase: MNSKAVVFRNPEGMDIDVTRLSDGFRSILSMTFELIRQPSACYGSYELFKDMGDGSVVVKLRGGLIDEVDAHLHPTWQRKIGFWFTKHFPEIQFIVTTHSPLVCQAENRSIFRLPTPGSDQSDAGFVTGPQRERLIHGDVLDAYGTELFGKEVDLSDVAKEKLEELALLNQKVTQGELTASEQAQQIQLKQAFSAHIQSPF, encoded by the coding sequence GTGAACTCGAAAGCAGTTGTTTTTCGAAATCCAGAAGGAATGGACATTGATGTGACGCGGCTCAGCGATGGATTCAGGTCCATCTTGAGCATGACTTTTGAGCTTATACGTCAGCCTTCGGCGTGCTATGGATCTTACGAACTGTTCAAAGATATGGGGGATGGCTCGGTCGTGGTAAAGCTCCGGGGGGGGCTGATTGATGAGGTGGATGCGCACCTGCATCCGACGTGGCAGCGGAAAATTGGCTTTTGGTTTACCAAGCATTTTCCGGAAATTCAGTTCATAGTGACTACACACAGTCCACTGGTCTGCCAGGCGGAGAACCGAAGCATTTTCCGCCTGCCAACACCAGGAAGCGACCAGTCCGATGCTGGATTTGTGACGGGTCCACAACGCGAGAGGCTGATCCATGGGGATGTGCTGGATGCCTATGGCACGGAACTCTTCGGCAAGGAAGTGGACCTGTCCGATGTGGCGAAGGAGAAACTTGAGGAGCTCGCCTTGCTGAACCAGAAAGTTACGCAAGGTGAACTGACGGCATCGGAACAGGCCCAGCAGATTCAGTTAAAACAGGCTTTTTCTGCTCATATCCAGTCACCGTTCTGA